In Drosophila teissieri strain GT53w chromosome 2R, Prin_Dtei_1.1, whole genome shotgun sequence, the following proteins share a genomic window:
- the LOC122613233 gene encoding uncharacterized protein LOC122613233, giving the protein MALINKFLCRYSITTGVVVIGTSYVIMDLLRLFYHLIIFYFPGPIFRHWYKDRSGDEVHDLVTVTMMKNRIQVLLVLVIDLLIDIGLLMSVNSGLITVVIWLLKSIIFILVYLVVILALVFAYSDHITLALVFIPILVMEIYFLLIVGLHLVNLREPSDTNEESPDETVV; this is encoded by the exons ATGGCGTTGATAAACAAATTCCTTTGTCGCTACTCAATCACCACTGGAGTAGTTGTGATAGGCACCTCCTATGTAATAATGGATCTTCTTCGCCTGTTCTACCACCTTATTATCTTCTACTTCCCAGGGCCAATTT TTAGACATTGGTATAAAGACCGCAGCGGAGACGAGGTCCATGATCTTGTCACTGTTACCATGATGAAGAATCGTATTCAGGTGCTGCTCGTCCTGGTGATCGACCTTTTGATTGACATCGGACTGCTCATGAGCGTGAAT TCTGGTCTAATAACTGTAGTGATTTGGTTGTTGAAATCAATCATTTTCATCCTCGTCTACTTGGTCGTTATCCTGGCTCTAGTCTTTGCCTACAGTGACCACATTACATTGGCCTTGGTTTTTATTCCCATATTGG ttatggaaatatatttcctGTTGATTGTGGGCCTGCATTTAGTGAATCTCCGTGAACCGAGTGACACGAATGAAGAGAGCCCCGATGAAACAGTCGTCTAA